Proteins encoded by one window of Vibrio algicola:
- a CDS encoding response regulator transcription factor translates to MTDSISMVIVEDDIKLQTMLKDYFLQQQFVVEVLSNGENITKLIESINPDIIILDLMLPNEDGLSICRRIRQKYLGKIVMLTASDDDFDHVAALEVGADDFITKPIKPRVLLARLRAVLRRNYHLSVENTEHCVFDSLQLDSTCKKCHLNNALISLTDSEFDLLWHLAQSPNTPVSRDILTKQLRGIDYDGIDRTIDNKIVSLRKKLHDDPSSPNKIITVRGKGYLFSASAWE, encoded by the coding sequence ATGACTGATAGCATCTCTATGGTTATCGTTGAAGATGATATAAAGCTACAAACTATGCTGAAGGACTACTTTTTACAGCAACAATTTGTAGTAGAAGTCTTATCAAATGGCGAAAACATCACCAAGCTGATTGAATCCATCAATCCTGATATTATTATTTTAGATCTGATGTTACCCAATGAAGATGGATTAAGTATTTGCCGCCGCATTCGGCAAAAATACTTAGGCAAGATAGTGATGTTAACCGCAAGCGATGATGATTTTGACCATGTCGCGGCGCTTGAGGTCGGGGCGGATGATTTCATAACTAAACCAATCAAACCTCGCGTATTACTGGCACGGCTAAGGGCGGTATTAAGGCGTAATTACCATCTCTCTGTTGAAAACACCGAGCACTGTGTATTTGATAGTTTGCAGCTAGACAGTACATGTAAGAAATGTCATCTCAATAATGCGCTGATCTCTTTAACCGACAGTGAATTTGATTTGTTATGGCACTTAGCTCAAAGCCCAAATACCCCTGTATCGCGAGATATTCTTACCAAGCAGTTACGCGGTATTGATTACGATGGGATTGATAGGACAATAGATAACAAAATAGTGTCGCTGCGTAAAAAGTTGCATGATGATCCGAGCTCGCCAAATAAAATTATTACAGTCCGAGGCAAAGGTTATTTGTTTTCAGCAAGCGCTTGGGAGTAA
- a CDS encoding ATP-binding protein — protein MKRIYLECFVGLVLHLCLILVGYNFIVYDLNVDYDYLLEDFEGQGLHHLVGNIYHNQGEEAALAAVASYAKTTRQTLSRPDRIPNNVTTFFSFTSPQSHTFHDDDRVLWFRFTLNNDIYSLRPDMSTSLRQSIEFDDDILWVFFIGGFSVYSVLFIWFLGRRVRALEKATLSFANGGFETRVSEKSNAKVGSLNRNFNYMADKISALIYTNKALTNAVAHELRTPIFRIQWQAELLSDEILPIEQKKKIISIIEDIDEMETMVSQLLYYAKAERADVELNKDNIDIYPWISNIADKWRSSNGARIEMLNDTPSNQEDQTDQLECDPYILTQALNNLLSNANKHCQSVIYLSYQLTQHTCTIIVEDDGAGIEPRHWPFIFDAFYSADSSRNKQQVGFGLGLAIVKQIALLHKGEVQVSASQHGGAKFTLRLPQQS, from the coding sequence ATGAAACGAATTTACCTCGAGTGTTTTGTTGGGTTAGTCTTACATTTGTGTCTTATATTAGTGGGTTACAATTTTATTGTTTATGACCTTAATGTTGACTATGACTACTTATTGGAAGATTTTGAAGGACAAGGCTTACACCATTTAGTTGGTAATATTTATCATAATCAAGGTGAAGAGGCAGCGTTAGCCGCTGTGGCCAGTTATGCTAAAACCACCAGACAAACCCTTAGCCGCCCAGACCGCATTCCTAACAACGTAACGACTTTTTTCTCTTTTACTTCACCTCAAAGCCATACCTTTCATGATGATGATCGTGTGCTTTGGTTCCGATTTACGCTCAACAATGACATTTATAGCCTACGCCCTGATATGAGCACCTCTTTACGGCAATCTATAGAATTTGACGATGACATATTGTGGGTATTTTTCATCGGAGGTTTTTCCGTTTACAGTGTGTTATTTATTTGGTTTTTAGGTCGTAGAGTTCGTGCACTAGAAAAGGCAACATTATCCTTTGCCAACGGGGGTTTTGAGACTCGGGTATCAGAGAAAAGTAACGCAAAAGTGGGCTCATTAAATCGAAATTTTAATTATATGGCCGATAAAATATCTGCGCTTATCTATACAAACAAAGCCCTTACCAATGCCGTTGCCCATGAATTGAGAACGCCTATATTTCGAATTCAATGGCAAGCGGAGCTATTGAGTGATGAAATCTTGCCTATAGAGCAAAAGAAAAAAATCATCAGTATTATTGAAGATATTGACGAGATGGAAACCATGGTCAGCCAATTACTGTATTACGCTAAAGCAGAAAGGGCAGATGTTGAACTTAATAAAGATAATATTGATATTTACCCGTGGATTTCCAATATAGCCGATAAATGGCGTAGTTCAAACGGCGCCAGAATTGAGATGCTCAATGACACGCCGTCTAATCAGGAGGATCAAACTGATCAACTGGAGTGTGATCCTTATATATTGACCCAAGCATTAAATAACCTGCTCAGTAATGCCAATAAACATTGTCAGTCGGTTATCTATCTTTCTTATCAGTTAACTCAACACACTTGTACCATCATAGTGGAAGATGATGGAGCAGGGATCGAACCCCGACATTGGCCTTTTATTTTTGATGCTTTTTATAGTGCAGATTCATCAAGAAACAAACAACAAGTCGGGTTTGGTTTAGGTTTAGCCATCGTTAAACAGATCGCTTTATTGCATAAAGGCGAAGTTCAAGTCAGTGCCAGCCAGCATGGAGGGGCTAAGTTTACCTTACGTTTACCACAACAAAGCTGA